Proteins encoded together in one Corallococcus soli window:
- a CDS encoding DUF2267 domain-containing protein: MAEDRDPQRRSGAPQGEERAEEQREPSIEERRARRSAMRASQTYARFIDHLCERGGMSPAVAQQAAVSVLCGLEQRLYAEEAHDLEAQLPRKLTELLHRCERHDAESRPEKFGRDELLKQVGEDLALHPDAVEPVVRAVMDSVRHQISEGEAEDVSAQLPQDIRHLWLPTM, encoded by the coding sequence ATGGCTGAAGACCGTGACCCGCAGCGCCGCTCGGGCGCACCCCAGGGCGAGGAGCGTGCGGAGGAGCAACGCGAGCCGTCCATCGAAGAGCGGCGTGCGCGGCGCAGTGCGATGCGAGCAAGTCAGACCTATGCCCGCTTCATCGACCATCTGTGCGAACGGGGAGGCATGTCGCCCGCCGTCGCCCAACAGGCGGCCGTCTCCGTCCTCTGTGGGCTGGAGCAGCGGCTGTACGCGGAGGAGGCGCACGACCTGGAGGCCCAGCTCCCCCGCAAGCTGACGGAGCTGCTGCACCGGTGCGAACGCCACGACGCCGAGTCCCGCCCGGAGAAGTTCGGGCGCGATGAGCTGCTCAAGCAGGTGGGGGAGGACCTCGCCCTGCACCCGGACGCCGTGGAGCCGGTGGTGCGCGCGGTGATGGACTCCGTCCGCCATCAAATCAGCGAAGGCGAGGCAGAGGACGTGAGCGCGCAGCTGCCGCAGGACATCCGCCACCTCTGGCTGCCAACGATGTGA
- the nfi gene encoding deoxyribonuclease V (cleaves DNA at apurinic or apyrimidinic sites), with the protein MESPPAQHPWNVTPTEAVALQKRLREQLILQPPPGLMVTRLAGADISTEKGNDTGYGGMVVLDAETLLPLARAVAAVPLSFPYVPGLLSFRELPVLAAVWERLTVRPDVLVFDGQGTAHPRRLGIACHGGLLFDVPSIGCAKSLLVGTPGRLAERRGATSPITHKGEVVGMAVRTRQGVSPVFVSPGHRMDLETAVEWVLKASPRYREPETTRHAHRLVNAFRRAGGEAAELGEGSPG; encoded by the coding sequence ATGGAGTCACCCCCGGCACAGCATCCCTGGAACGTGACACCCACGGAGGCCGTGGCGCTGCAGAAGCGCCTGCGTGAACAGCTCATCCTCCAGCCACCTCCGGGCCTGATGGTCACGCGGCTGGCGGGCGCGGACATCTCCACGGAGAAGGGCAACGACACGGGCTATGGCGGCATGGTGGTGCTGGACGCGGAAACGCTGCTGCCCCTCGCGCGGGCGGTGGCCGCGGTGCCGCTGTCCTTCCCCTACGTCCCGGGGTTGTTGTCGTTCCGCGAGCTGCCCGTGCTGGCGGCCGTCTGGGAGCGGCTGACGGTCCGTCCCGACGTGCTCGTCTTCGACGGCCAGGGGACCGCGCACCCGCGCCGGCTGGGCATCGCCTGTCACGGAGGGCTGCTCTTCGACGTGCCCTCCATCGGCTGCGCCAAGTCCCTCCTGGTGGGCACGCCCGGCCGGCTCGCGGAGCGCCGGGGGGCCACCTCCCCCATCACCCACAAGGGGGAGGTGGTGGGCATGGCGGTCCGCACGCGCCAGGGCGTCAGCCCCGTGTTCGTATCCCCCGGCCACCGGATGGACCTGGAGACCGCCGTGGAGTGGGTGCTGAAGGCCAGTCCCCGCTACCGTGAGCCGGAGACGACGCGCCACGCGCACCGGCTCGTCAACGCCTTCCGGCGGGCCGGCGGCGAGGCGGCGGAGCTGGGGGAGGGGAGCCCCGGATGA
- a CDS encoding GMC family oxidoreductase N-terminal domain-containing protein: MRRLSSPLSELASHYPVVVVGSGYGGGISASRLARAGQQVCVLERGRELHPGEMPRTPKQALDEFQLHCAPGQGDLDVGSPTGLIEVHRNGDVSVINGCGLGGTSLINANVTMRPDPRVFEDPRWPEALRADVHGLLEDGFAHAELMLRPLPYPEDHPPLQKLKTLGISAQKLGGRLMRPPLAVTFEAGVNAAGVRQPGCSLCGDCSTGCNTGAKNTVLMNYLPDAHAHGARIFTEVSVRAVVPDGAKWRVYYRPHHTGRERFDAPDAWLTADRVILAAGTMGTAEILLRSREQGLSVSSKLGHRFSSNGDVLAFGYNLDMPVHGVGHGEQDHETRDPVGPCITGAIDQRDTARLDEGMIIEEGAIPGALASLMPAALAGASAMVGEDTDEGILDWVQERIRQADSLVRGPEHGAVEHTQTLMVMSHDEAKGELRLEHDRVRLHWPDAGRDPQLVRVEERLRRATAALGGTYVRYPLWTEAFGKEVLCTHPLGGCVMAERAEDGVVDHEGRVFSGASGRAVHEGLYVSDGSVVPRSLGINPLLTISAVAERACALMARRHGWTIDYAPLPEADTRQAPGPVGVRFTETMHGFISGAVAAPFLEAGDPKRDDATPLRFILTVTAEDLEATLRDEHHPLKLMGTVTAPVLSPRPLVVTKGELRLMTREHARPGGQRMEYLMNLLSEAGERYYLEGYKDLYDDPGPDLWKDTTTLLVSLHRGDGASAPCIHRGFLRLSAAEFTRQLTTLRVLNAHDGMQRAEALGRFGSFFFGALWETYGLRVAA; this comes from the coding sequence ATGCGCAGGTTGTCATCCCCGTTGAGCGAGCTGGCGTCGCACTACCCCGTGGTCGTCGTGGGGTCCGGGTATGGCGGTGGCATCTCCGCCAGTCGCCTGGCTCGCGCGGGCCAGCAGGTCTGCGTGCTGGAGCGCGGCCGTGAGCTGCACCCCGGCGAGATGCCGCGCACGCCCAAGCAGGCGCTGGACGAGTTCCAGCTCCACTGCGCGCCGGGCCAGGGCGACCTGGACGTGGGCAGCCCCACCGGCCTCATCGAGGTGCACCGCAACGGGGACGTGTCCGTCATCAACGGGTGCGGCCTGGGCGGTACGTCGCTCATCAACGCGAACGTGACGATGCGGCCGGATCCGCGCGTGTTCGAGGACCCGCGCTGGCCCGAGGCCCTGCGCGCCGACGTGCACGGCCTGCTGGAGGATGGCTTCGCGCACGCGGAGCTGATGCTGCGGCCCCTGCCGTACCCGGAGGACCACCCGCCGCTGCAGAAGCTCAAGACGCTGGGCATCTCCGCGCAGAAGCTGGGCGGCCGGCTGATGCGGCCGCCCCTGGCCGTGACGTTCGAGGCGGGCGTCAACGCCGCGGGCGTGCGGCAGCCGGGGTGCTCGCTGTGCGGTGACTGCTCCACCGGCTGCAACACCGGCGCGAAGAACACCGTGCTGATGAACTACCTGCCGGACGCGCACGCGCACGGGGCCCGCATCTTCACGGAGGTGTCGGTGCGCGCGGTGGTGCCGGACGGCGCGAAGTGGCGCGTCTACTACCGTCCCCACCACACCGGCCGCGAGCGCTTCGACGCGCCCGACGCGTGGCTTACCGCCGACCGGGTCATCCTGGCGGCCGGCACCATGGGGACCGCGGAGATCCTCCTGCGCTCGCGCGAGCAGGGCCTGTCCGTGTCCTCGAAGCTGGGCCACCGTTTCAGCAGCAACGGCGACGTGCTGGCCTTCGGCTACAACCTGGACATGCCCGTCCACGGCGTGGGCCACGGGGAGCAGGACCACGAGACGCGGGACCCGGTGGGCCCCTGCATCACGGGCGCCATCGACCAGCGCGACACGGCGCGGCTGGACGAGGGGATGATCATCGAGGAGGGCGCCATCCCCGGCGCGCTGGCCTCGCTGATGCCCGCGGCGCTCGCGGGCGCATCCGCGATGGTGGGCGAGGACACCGACGAGGGCATCCTGGACTGGGTGCAGGAGCGGATCCGTCAGGCGGACAGCCTGGTGCGCGGGCCGGAGCATGGCGCGGTGGAGCACACGCAGACGCTGATGGTGATGTCCCACGACGAGGCGAAGGGTGAGCTGCGGCTGGAGCACGACCGCGTGCGCCTGCACTGGCCGGACGCGGGCCGCGACCCCCAGCTGGTCCGGGTGGAGGAGCGCCTGCGCCGGGCCACCGCCGCGCTGGGCGGCACCTATGTGCGCTACCCGCTCTGGACGGAGGCCTTCGGCAAGGAGGTGCTCTGCACGCACCCGCTGGGCGGCTGCGTGATGGCCGAGCGCGCCGAGGACGGCGTGGTGGACCACGAGGGGCGCGTCTTCTCCGGGGCCTCCGGCCGCGCGGTGCACGAAGGGCTGTACGTGTCCGACGGTTCGGTGGTGCCGCGCTCGCTGGGCATCAACCCCCTGCTCACCATCTCCGCGGTCGCCGAGCGGGCCTGCGCGCTGATGGCCCGCCGCCACGGTTGGACCATCGACTACGCGCCGCTGCCGGAGGCCGACACCCGTCAGGCCCCCGGGCCCGTGGGCGTGCGCTTCACGGAGACGATGCACGGCTTCATCTCCGGCGCGGTGGCGGCCCCGTTCCTGGAGGCCGGGGACCCGAAGCGCGACGACGCCACCCCCCTGCGCTTCATCCTCACCGTGACGGCGGAGGACCTGGAGGCGACGCTGCGCGACGAGCACCACCCCCTGAAGCTGATGGGCACGGTGACGGCGCCCGTGCTCTCCCCGCGCCCGCTGGTGGTGACGAAGGGCGAGCTGCGCCTGATGACGCGCGAGCACGCCCGGCCGGGCGGTCAGCGGATGGAGTACCTGATGAACCTGCTCAGCGAGGCAGGCGAGCGGTACTACCTGGAGGGCTACAAGGACCTCTACGACGATCCGGGTCCGGACCTGTGGAAGGACACCACCACGCTGCTCGTCTCCCTGCACCGGGGAGACGGGGCCTCGGCGCCGTGCATCCACCGGGGCTTCCTGCGCCTGTCGGCGGCGGAGTTCACCCGGCAGCTCACCACCCTGCGGGTGCTCAACGCCCACGACGGCATGCAGCGGGCAGAGGCGCTGGGCCGCTTCGGGAGCTTCTTCTTCGGCGCCCTCTGGGAGACCTACGGCCTGCGAGTGGCTGCCTAG
- a CDS encoding RNA polymerase sigma factor: MYEQLTDEELFAEVSRRRTTGEPVGNPLGALCARWARPARYVISRIQGSYGRGSPADADELFQDAVGKFLDRGLDQFRGVSEQMPGRSASPKTFFLRIVKHVAIDFYRRHREELAPASASPDDVMEETPSEVARAVEGARRREERAEAQELYWAAYARLQQEHPKEASAWELYHHEDVEDHEECARRLDISVVNSYKRVSRAQAYLRLYLLELQRDGQPEEPS; encoded by the coding sequence GTGTACGAGCAGCTCACGGATGAGGAATTGTTCGCGGAGGTGTCCCGCCGCCGCACCACGGGCGAGCCCGTGGGCAACCCCTTGGGGGCCCTCTGCGCGCGATGGGCGCGCCCGGCCCGCTACGTCATCAGCAGGATTCAAGGCAGCTACGGGCGCGGTTCGCCGGCGGACGCCGACGAGCTGTTCCAGGACGCGGTGGGGAAGTTCCTCGACCGGGGCCTGGATCAGTTCCGCGGCGTGTCCGAACAGATGCCGGGCAGGAGCGCGTCTCCCAAGACGTTCTTCCTGCGCATCGTCAAGCACGTCGCCATCGACTTCTACCGGCGACACCGGGAGGAGCTGGCGCCCGCGTCGGCCTCGCCCGACGACGTCATGGAAGAGACCCCGTCCGAGGTGGCCCGGGCGGTGGAGGGCGCACGGCGTCGCGAGGAGCGCGCCGAGGCGCAGGAGCTGTATTGGGCCGCCTACGCCAGGCTCCAGCAGGAGCACCCCAAGGAGGCTTCAGCATGGGAGCTGTATCACCACGAGGACGTGGAGGATCACGAGGAATGCGCACGGCGTTTGGACATCAGCGTGGTGAATTCGTACAAGCGCGTCAGCCGCGCCCAGGCCTACCTGCGCCTGTACCTGCTGGAGTTGCAGCGGGACGGTCAGCCGGAAGAGCCGTCGTGA
- a CDS encoding acyl-CoA-binding protein, with protein MALDDDFSAAQTRVKTLPKAPSNDTLLDLYSLYKQGTEGDVQGKRPGMLDIKGRAKYDAWDKRKGLAKDAAKQQYVALVDRLLRG; from the coding sequence ATGGCCCTCGATGATGACTTCAGCGCCGCCCAGACCCGGGTGAAGACGCTGCCCAAGGCTCCCTCCAACGACACGTTGCTGGACCTGTACTCGCTCTACAAGCAGGGCACCGAAGGGGACGTGCAGGGCAAGCGCCCCGGCATGCTCGATATCAAGGGCCGCGCGAAGTACGACGCCTGGGACAAGCGCAAGGGGCTGGCGAAGGACGCCGCGAAGCAGCAGTACGTGGCGCTGGTGGACCGGCTGCTGCGCGGTTAG
- a CDS encoding metallophosphoesterase, whose amino-acid sequence MPRWLSLALFLVPVISLLAVAHVYLYRRLVRDVTARRGLRRAGIALFAGGFVGSVGARMLGAMFSSEVARTVGIVLLLWMGLVLYLLMFTLLLDVGGRLLARVRKAPEPASPQRRAFLATGVAAGAAVAGATVSTYGAWRAFHPPDVRDIPVRLPWLPKALEGFTLVQLTDIHIGGVLQRRFVDELVARTNALKPDLIAVTGDLVDGTVTELGRYVGGFGALKARHGAYFITGNHDYYSGADAWVAFMQGLGINVLRNRSVSIGDAGASFDLLGVDDWSARRLGEPGYDLDAAMRGLRPERASVLLAHQPSNFEEVARRGVGLQVSGHTHGGQMFPGNVLGHLIWGEQNAGLSRLGDSQLYVSRGCGFVGPPMRVGAPPEIARIILLPG is encoded by the coding sequence ATGCCCCGCTGGCTCAGCCTCGCGTTGTTCCTCGTGCCGGTCATCTCGCTGCTCGCGGTGGCCCACGTCTACCTGTACCGCCGCCTCGTGCGGGACGTGACCGCGCGCCGGGGACTGCGCCGCGCCGGGATCGCGCTCTTCGCCGGGGGCTTCGTGGGCTCCGTCGGGGCCCGCATGCTCGGCGCGATGTTCTCCTCCGAGGTAGCCCGGACGGTGGGCATCGTGCTGCTGCTGTGGATGGGGCTGGTGCTCTACCTGCTCATGTTCACGCTGCTGCTGGACGTGGGCGGGCGGCTCCTCGCCCGCGTGCGCAAGGCGCCGGAGCCCGCGTCACCGCAGCGCCGTGCCTTCCTCGCGACGGGCGTGGCGGCGGGCGCCGCGGTGGCTGGCGCGACGGTGAGCACCTACGGCGCCTGGCGCGCCTTCCATCCTCCGGACGTGCGGGACATCCCGGTGCGGCTGCCCTGGCTGCCCAAGGCGCTGGAGGGCTTCACGCTGGTGCAGCTCACGGACATCCACATCGGCGGGGTGTTGCAGCGCCGCTTCGTGGACGAGCTGGTGGCGCGCACCAACGCGCTCAAGCCTGACCTCATCGCGGTGACGGGGGACCTGGTGGACGGCACGGTGACGGAGCTGGGGCGCTACGTGGGAGGCTTTGGCGCGCTCAAGGCCCGGCACGGCGCGTACTTCATCACCGGCAACCACGACTACTACTCGGGCGCGGATGCGTGGGTGGCGTTCATGCAGGGCCTGGGCATCAACGTGCTGCGCAACCGCTCCGTGTCCATTGGCGACGCGGGCGCTTCCTTCGACCTGCTGGGCGTGGACGATTGGAGCGCCCGGAGGCTGGGAGAGCCCGGCTACGACCTGGACGCGGCGATGCGCGGGCTGCGGCCGGAGCGCGCGTCGGTGCTGCTGGCGCACCAGCCCTCCAACTTCGAGGAGGTCGCCCGCCGAGGCGTGGGCCTCCAGGTCTCGGGCCACACGCATGGCGGCCAGATGTTCCCCGGCAACGTGCTGGGGCACCTCATCTGGGGCGAGCAGAACGCGGGCCTGAGCCGGCTGGGCGACTCGCAGCTCTACGTCAGCCGGGGCTGTGGCTTCGTGGGCCCGCCCATGCGCGTGGGCGCGCCGCCGGAGATTGCCCGCATCATCCTGCTTCCGGGCTGA
- a CDS encoding HesA/MoeB/ThiF family protein → MRIVFCGVGAIGSTAAVLCRNLDATLVFIDFDRVESKNLLSQAYVKPSVGKNKAEALKLQLHNLHGVKAESFGVRLTRDNVEALCKGADLLVDAFDNQDSRQLLSDHARKAGTPLVHGAVSADGTFGLVRWDERFVPDAEDTQGQATCEGGEHLPFLGLLAATLARAVQDFRKHGVKRDAFVSLSAVTPVAAE, encoded by the coding sequence ATGCGCATCGTCTTTTGCGGAGTGGGGGCCATCGGCTCCACGGCGGCCGTGCTGTGTCGCAACCTGGATGCGACGCTGGTGTTCATCGACTTCGACCGCGTGGAGTCGAAGAACCTGTTGTCGCAGGCCTACGTGAAGCCGTCCGTCGGCAAGAACAAGGCGGAGGCGCTGAAGCTCCAGCTCCACAACCTGCACGGCGTGAAGGCGGAGTCATTCGGCGTCCGCCTCACGCGCGACAACGTGGAGGCGCTGTGCAAGGGCGCGGACCTGCTGGTGGATGCCTTCGACAACCAGGACAGCCGTCAGTTGCTCAGCGACCACGCCCGGAAGGCGGGCACGCCGCTGGTGCACGGCGCGGTGTCCGCGGACGGGACGTTCGGACTGGTGCGCTGGGACGAGCGCTTCGTCCCGGACGCCGAGGACACCCAGGGGCAGGCCACCTGTGAAGGCGGCGAGCACCTGCCCTTCCTGGGCCTGCTGGCGGCCACGCTCGCCCGGGCGGTGCAGGACTTCCGCAAGCACGGGGTGAAGCGGGACGCCTTCGTGAGCCTCTCCGCCGTGACACCGGTCGCGGCGGAGTAG
- a CDS encoding VWA domain-containing protein, with product MTTRTQTTLPETQRGPAERLLDVVLGGSAHLWHHRPGLNVSGTWEAAAHASAQARARWPKVAPGLFVPAAVKLYGQLLELYRLNPTLMAHFASYALTQTDWRDLKVATCALMLVQQHAGLPVRDGQGQVAFHDDDYRAIGEAMVLHYVRRSTRMLTPKAVLRVAELLEVPEIARLNREAGFGDPASHKPPLGRWKRVAQKWLAAREANLPMLQGLVKAGYKETLKKLARKAGYKPMSQGFFEVLGWKQKQADAGHRDVGLQGLTLVKRERFDGLSEAEICEWIELERLSYKEVVGRLPKDVGLTPAILATLLPSLSDRDLRLMTPTLEELGLLEEPSVKARWERAVSRATDQRSLNIAKNVRGEDLRKKLEEASDNAARQAVAQATAEQDVRVMFLIDKSGSMEGAIEQSKEALSRILAGFPMDKLHIAAFDTMGTVLKPKAANRTAVQHMLADLKASGGTTHGAAVHALHRAGVRIPAEAKLVVMVVGDEAGEAGDQFAKAFHGCGYTVAAMALLVSVAGARGNTVRTGASQLGVPFSEVSVGQFADPYQVPRVLQTLMDAPRMAGARQSGWVDRVMSTPLLKVA from the coding sequence ATGACGACGCGCACCCAGACGACCCTTCCGGAGACGCAGCGGGGACCGGCCGAGCGACTGCTCGACGTGGTGCTCGGTGGCTCCGCGCACCTGTGGCACCACCGCCCCGGCCTGAACGTGTCCGGCACCTGGGAGGCCGCGGCGCACGCGTCCGCCCAGGCCCGCGCGCGCTGGCCCAAGGTGGCGCCGGGCCTGTTCGTGCCCGCGGCGGTGAAGCTGTACGGCCAGTTGCTGGAGCTGTACCGCCTGAACCCCACCCTGATGGCCCACTTCGCGTCGTACGCGCTGACGCAGACGGACTGGCGCGACCTGAAGGTCGCCACCTGCGCGCTGATGCTGGTGCAGCAGCACGCGGGCCTGCCCGTGCGCGACGGCCAGGGCCAGGTGGCCTTCCACGACGACGACTACCGCGCCATTGGCGAGGCCATGGTGCTGCACTACGTGCGCCGCTCCACGCGCATGCTCACGCCCAAGGCGGTGCTGCGCGTGGCGGAGCTGCTGGAGGTGCCTGAGATCGCGCGCCTCAACCGCGAGGCGGGCTTCGGAGACCCCGCGTCGCACAAGCCGCCCCTGGGTCGCTGGAAGCGCGTGGCGCAGAAGTGGCTGGCCGCGCGCGAGGCGAACCTGCCGATGCTCCAGGGCCTGGTGAAGGCCGGCTACAAGGAGACGCTGAAGAAGCTGGCGCGCAAGGCCGGCTACAAGCCCATGTCGCAGGGCTTCTTCGAAGTGCTCGGCTGGAAGCAGAAGCAGGCGGACGCGGGGCACCGCGACGTGGGCCTCCAGGGGCTCACGCTGGTGAAGCGCGAGCGCTTCGACGGGCTCAGCGAGGCGGAGATCTGCGAGTGGATTGAACTGGAGCGCCTCTCCTACAAGGAGGTCGTGGGCCGTCTGCCGAAGGACGTGGGGCTCACGCCCGCCATCCTGGCGACGCTGCTGCCGTCGCTGTCGGACCGGGACCTGCGGCTGATGACGCCCACGCTGGAGGAGCTGGGCCTGCTGGAGGAGCCGAGCGTGAAGGCGCGCTGGGAGCGGGCGGTGTCGCGCGCCACGGATCAGCGGTCGCTGAACATCGCGAAGAACGTCCGGGGCGAGGACCTGCGCAAGAAGCTGGAGGAGGCGAGCGACAACGCCGCGCGACAGGCGGTGGCCCAGGCCACCGCGGAGCAGGACGTGCGGGTGATGTTCCTCATCGACAAGTCGGGGTCCATGGAGGGCGCCATCGAGCAGTCGAAGGAGGCGCTGTCGCGCATCCTCGCGGGCTTCCCGATGGACAAGCTCCACATCGCGGCGTTCGACACCATGGGCACGGTGCTCAAGCCCAAGGCGGCCAACCGCACGGCGGTGCAGCACATGCTGGCCGACCTGAAGGCGTCGGGCGGCACGACGCACGGGGCGGCGGTGCACGCGCTGCATCGCGCGGGCGTGCGCATTCCGGCGGAGGCGAAGCTGGTGGTGATGGTGGTGGGTGACGAGGCGGGCGAGGCGGGCGACCAGTTCGCCAAGGCCTTCCACGGGTGCGGCTACACCGTGGCGGCGATGGCGTTGCTGGTGAGCGTGGCGGGGGCGCGCGGCAACACCGTGCGCACGGGAGCGTCGCAGCTGGGCGTGCCCTTCAGCGAGGTGAGCGTGGGGCAGTTCGCGGACCCCTACCAGGTGCCGCGCGTGCTCCAGACGTTGATGGACGCGCCGCGCATGGCGGGAGCCCGCCAGTCCGGCTGGGTGGACCGGGTGATGAGCACGCCCCTCTTGAAGGTGGCGTGA
- a CDS encoding DUF2905 domain-containing protein — protein MKPLGLTLVVAGLGLVVVGLLVWAGAFSWFGRLPGDIRVESGHTRFFAPLTSMLLVSVLLSLGAWVLRRFF, from the coding sequence ATGAAGCCCCTGGGATTGACGCTGGTGGTGGCGGGCCTGGGGCTCGTGGTGGTGGGGCTGCTCGTCTGGGCCGGGGCCTTCTCCTGGTTCGGCCGGCTGCCAGGGGACATCCGCGTGGAGAGCGGGCACACGCGCTTCTTCGCCCCGCTCACGTCCATGCTGCTCGTGTCCGTGCTGCTCAGCCTGGGCGCCTGGGTGCTGCGCCGGTTCTTCTAG